A window of Ictidomys tridecemlineatus isolate mIctTri1 chromosome 15, mIctTri1.hap1, whole genome shotgun sequence contains these coding sequences:
- the LOC101965817 gene encoding insulin growth factor-like family member 4, producing the protein MLPLILLLSSSWNSWAHGTQKESEVRPDTGPWLCQPAPRCGDQPYNPLEQCCHNDTILPLNATQLCVPNCIFYPCFQHCCLESLGSQNQAVVTFKVPGMKPDCRSSPVSRICAQEHPPTSPQPDLTSSGPSWGVESGI; encoded by the exons ATGCTGCCCTTAATCTTG CTGCTGTCTTCATCGTGGAATTCCTGGGCTCATGGGACCCAGAAGGAGTCAGAGGTGAGACCAG ACACTGGCCCATGGCTGTGCCAGCCAGCACCGAGGTGTGGGGACCAGCCCTACAACCCCTTGGAGCAGTGCTGTCACAATGACACCATCCTGCCACTGAATGCGACCCAGCTGTGTGTCCCCAACTGCATCTTCTATCCCTGCTTCCAGCACTGCTGCCTGGAGTCCCTGGGCTCTCAGAACCAGGCAGTTGTGACTTTTAAGGTCCCAGGCATGAAGCCTGACTGCAGGTCCTCCCCCGTCTCCAGGATTTGTGCCCAG GAACACCCCCCGACCAGCCCTCAGCCAGATCTGACTTCATCTGGACCATCCTGGGGAGTGGAATCTGGTATCTAG